The following are encoded together in the Bradymonas sediminis genome:
- a CDS encoding glycosyltransferase family 2 protein, translating to MNTSPEINISDVDEARLVDVSIIIPIYNEEGILSASIADLTAKLAKDPRWDYSYEIILAENGSTDRTIEVATELMEHHPELKLMHNPEPDYGLALRRGILAATGEYVVCDEIDLCDTDFYMRALDKMANENYDLVVGSKALKGSSDQRPLYRRLATRVLNSMLTIFLGFKGTDTHGLKAFKRERLLKVIDRCVVNKDLFASEFVIRAERMNFRMTEIPLTVVEKRQPSINLFRRVPNVLKNMGRLVWVIRVRHRS from the coding sequence ATGAATACAAGTCCCGAAATCAATATCTCCGACGTCGATGAAGCCCGGTTGGTCGATGTCTCGATCATCATCCCCATCTATAACGAAGAGGGAATTCTGTCGGCGTCCATCGCGGATCTCACCGCGAAATTAGCCAAGGACCCGCGCTGGGATTATAGCTACGAGATTATCCTGGCCGAGAACGGCTCGACGGACCGCACCATCGAAGTCGCCACCGAGCTGATGGAGCATCACCCGGAGCTGAAGTTGATGCATAACCCGGAGCCCGACTACGGTCTTGCGCTGCGGCGCGGAATCCTGGCGGCCACCGGCGAATACGTCGTCTGCGACGAAATCGACCTGTGTGACACCGATTTCTATATGCGCGCCCTCGATAAGATGGCCAATGAGAATTACGACCTCGTGGTGGGCAGCAAGGCGCTCAAGGGTTCCTCGGATCAGCGCCCCCTCTACCGTCGACTGGCCACGCGCGTGCTCAACTCGATGCTCACCATCTTCCTGGGCTTTAAGGGCACCGACACCCACGGCCTCAAGGCCTTTAAGCGCGAGCGCCTGCTCAAAGTGATCGACCGCTGCGTGGTCAATAAAGACCTCTTCGCCAGCGAGTTCGTGATTCGCGCCGAGCGCATGAACTTCCGCATGACCGAGATTCCGCTGACGGTCGTCGAGAAGCGTCAGCCCTCGATTAACCTCTTTCGCCGCGTGCCGAATGTCCTGAAAAATATGGGTCGTTTGGTCTGGGTTATTCGCGTACGCCATCGCTCATGA
- a CDS encoding polysaccharide deacetylase family protein, which yields MSDSFPAEKPLACLTVDLDSMACYRAIHGLGDGHHRGAPAGGDRAYSVGVRRLLEFFGEAGVPATLFVVGSDTEHPAHAEILGEAAASGHELGNHTYSHFYDLPRRSAATRIDEIARGEAAIERVGGRRPVGYRAPGYNISPEIIETLGRRNYLYDSSMFSCPPYYLAKGAIMGWQKVSGRPSRSAMVAPETLLAPITPYRPSREQMWRQDPLSDLPWEIPMCLVPGVRFPIIGTSLQLMGTTGFDAVFPLLRRAHPRLFQLEFHAIDFMDASDLRGAENADELIAAQPDLRVSWPRKSMIYHHVINRLRADYLFSTLEDAVRHLPG from the coding sequence ATGAGTGATTCTTTCCCGGCCGAGAAGCCTCTCGCCTGCCTGACGGTCGACCTCGACTCGATGGCTTGCTACCGCGCCATTCATGGCCTGGGCGACGGGCATCATCGCGGCGCCCCGGCGGGTGGTGACCGCGCCTATTCGGTGGGCGTTCGACGCCTGCTCGAATTCTTCGGCGAGGCGGGCGTGCCCGCGACGCTCTTCGTCGTGGGCAGCGACACCGAGCATCCGGCCCACGCCGAGATCCTGGGCGAGGCCGCCGCCAGCGGCCACGAACTCGGTAATCATACCTACTCCCATTTTTATGATTTGCCGCGCCGCAGCGCCGCGACGCGCATCGATGAAATCGCGCGCGGCGAAGCGGCGATTGAGCGCGTCGGCGGTCGCCGCCCGGTCGGCTACCGCGCCCCGGGCTATAATATCAGCCCCGAAATCATCGAGACGCTCGGCCGGCGCAATTATCTCTACGACTCGTCGATGTTTTCCTGCCCGCCGTATTATTTGGCAAAGGGCGCCATCATGGGCTGGCAAAAAGTCAGCGGGCGTCCGAGTCGCAGCGCGATGGTCGCCCCCGAAACCCTGCTCGCCCCCATCACCCCCTATCGACCGTCGCGCGAGCAGATGTGGCGCCAGGATCCGCTCTCAGATTTGCCCTGGGAAATCCCGATGTGCCTGGTGCCCGGCGTACGCTTTCCCATCATCGGCACCAGCCTGCAATTGATGGGTACGACGGGCTTCGACGCGGTCTTTCCCCTGCTTCGACGCGCGCACCCGCGCCTCTTCCAGCTCGAATTCCACGCCATTGATTTTATGGACGCGAGTGATCTTCGCGGCGCCGAAAACGCCGACGAGTTAATCGCAGCCCAGCCTGACCTGCGCGTCTCCTGGCCGCGAAAGAGCATGATCTACCACCACGTCATCAATCGACTTCGCGCGGATTATCTATTCTCGACGCTCGAAGACGCAGTGCGGCATTTGCCCGGATGA
- a CDS encoding tetratricopeptide repeat protein, with translation MHWVRADYLKKLAGLGALLAVVLAGSACSTGKSATVLDGRQALAEELNLDPMLIRASADGEVSQMIDVKELFNLAYDAFSQRRYERAADHYGAVVKYFPESNYYLPALYNAGLSYEKLDRWDAAADSYRQILEGSPDAKDALDASFRLANAYDKSGRHTEVVDLMTEVLLGAEIAYFDRIEAYVRRGNALRELKQWTESEDDYRTVLQLNKSATPRDRLAAGSNLMVQTYFGLGRSFHAQVREIKLVLPPDRMGDDLSEKARLFTSAQANYIEALRHHHPQWSVGAGFMIGKLYEDFYTDIFNAEIPDTLSDEAVALYFEELRKQIRPLMERAIDVYERNLSLSKRMGKDAKSDEWVSQTEMKLNRLRNFLEDPITQRRAEILVAHGRKLRHPWDPSETAIDLVGVAIQEASTAVLKAPAAESDTPKKNIPKS, from the coding sequence ATGCATTGGGTTCGAGCCGATTATCTCAAAAAACTTGCGGGGTTGGGCGCGTTGCTCGCCGTGGTATTGGCTGGCAGCGCCTGCTCGACGGGAAAGTCAGCGACGGTGTTGGACGGGCGCCAGGCGCTCGCGGAGGAGTTGAACCTCGATCCGATGCTTATTCGGGCAAGCGCCGATGGCGAAGTCAGCCAGATGATCGATGTGAAGGAGCTATTTAACCTGGCCTATGACGCGTTTTCGCAGCGGCGCTACGAACGCGCAGCGGATCATTATGGGGCGGTGGTTAAGTATTTTCCGGAGAGCAATTATTATCTGCCCGCGCTTTATAATGCGGGTTTAAGCTACGAGAAGCTCGATCGGTGGGATGCGGCGGCCGATAGTTATCGCCAGATTCTGGAGGGCTCTCCCGACGCCAAGGACGCGCTGGACGCGTCCTTTCGACTCGCCAACGCCTACGACAAATCGGGGCGCCACACCGAAGTCGTCGACCTGATGACCGAGGTGCTTCTGGGCGCTGAGATCGCGTATTTCGACCGCATCGAGGCCTATGTTCGCCGCGGCAATGCGCTTCGGGAGCTCAAGCAATGGACGGAGTCCGAAGATGACTATCGCACCGTCCTGCAGCTCAATAAGAGCGCGACGCCGCGCGACCGGCTCGCCGCGGGCTCCAACCTGATGGTGCAGACCTACTTCGGCCTGGGGCGCAGCTTTCATGCCCAGGTGCGCGAGATTAAGCTGGTGCTGCCGCCCGACCGCATGGGCGATGATTTGAGCGAGAAAGCGCGCCTCTTCACCTCGGCCCAGGCCAATTATATCGAGGCGTTGCGCCATCATCACCCCCAATGGTCGGTGGGCGCGGGCTTTATGATCGGCAAACTCTACGAAGATTTCTATACCGATATCTTCAACGCCGAGATTCCCGATACGCTCAGCGACGAGGCCGTCGCGCTGTACTTCGAAGAACTTCGCAAGCAGATTCGCCCGTTGATGGAGCGCGCGATTGACGTCTATGAGCGCAACCTGTCGCTCTCCAAGCGTATGGGCAAGGACGCCAAGAGCGACGAGTGGGTGAGCCAAACCGAGATGAAGCTCAACCGCCTGCGCAACTTCCTCGAAGACCCGATCACCCAGCGTCGCGCCGAGATCCTGGTGGCCCACGGGCGCAAATTGCGCCATCCCTGGGACCCCAGCGAGACCGCCATTGACCTGGTCGGCGTCGCCATTCAGGAGGCCTCCACGGCCGTGCTCAAGGCGCCTGCGGCAGAGAGCGACACACCGAAGAAGAATATCCCCAAATCTTAA
- a CDS encoding ArsA family ATPase, translating to MKSRSQTFSELIAGRQLVVCAGSGGVGKTTTSAVIGLDAAIKGRKVLVLTIDPAKRLANSLGVDTLDDSPQQIPLEQFEQVGVKATGELWAMMLDMKKSFDHLVNRYAADEENRQEILNNKIYKYFSTSLAGTQEYAAAERLLELHTEGDWDLIVLDTPPTTHALDFLEAPTRLADAVENRAIQWVYKPNLLTGRRGLGLFSAGTSYVVKALGKFTGADFLDELAVFLRNFSTMFEGFGERGYKAHELLVSDKCTFVIVTAPDPLQLDEALYFYEQLNTKQRVAVGGLVVNRVHPDWVSQGDASKSAPEIADAMGDAQALHLEEEDRLSQKELLALAESLQENTENFAKLAAKDSGSLARLRESVERTLPIVQVPYFAQDIHSLAGLSRVRDEIFKTPDAAE from the coding sequence ATGAAATCAAGAAGTCAGACATTTTCAGAACTGATCGCCGGACGTCAATTGGTGGTCTGTGCAGGTTCGGGCGGCGTGGGAAAAACCACGACCAGCGCCGTGATCGGCCTCGACGCCGCCATCAAGGGCCGCAAGGTCCTGGTCCTGACCATCGACCCGGCAAAACGCCTGGCCAATAGCCTCGGCGTGGACACCCTCGACGATTCGCCCCAGCAGATCCCGCTGGAGCAATTCGAGCAGGTCGGCGTCAAGGCGACCGGCGAATTGTGGGCGATGATGTTGGATATGAAGAAGTCCTTCGACCACCTCGTCAACCGCTACGCGGCCGACGAGGAGAATCGCCAGGAGATTCTGAATAATAAGATTTATAAGTATTTTTCGACCAGCCTGGCCGGCACCCAGGAGTACGCGGCCGCCGAGCGCCTGCTCGAATTGCACACCGAGGGCGATTGGGATCTCATCGTCTTGGACACCCCTCCGACGACGCACGCCCTCGACTTTTTGGAGGCCCCGACCCGCCTTGCCGACGCCGTAGAAAACCGTGCAATTCAATGGGTTTATAAGCCAAACCTGTTGACGGGCCGGCGCGGACTCGGGCTCTTTTCGGCGGGCACGTCCTATGTCGTCAAAGCGCTGGGGAAGTTCACCGGCGCCGACTTCTTGGACGAATTGGCGGTCTTTTTGCGCAACTTCTCCACGATGTTCGAGGGCTTCGGCGAGCGCGGCTATAAGGCGCATGAGCTGCTGGTCAGCGACAAATGCACCTTCGTCATCGTCACCGCGCCCGACCCCTTGCAGCTCGACGAAGCGCTGTATTTTTACGAGCAGCTCAACACCAAGCAGCGCGTGGCGGTCGGCGGATTGGTGGTCAACCGCGTCCATCCCGACTGGGTTTCCCAGGGCGACGCGAGCAAGTCAGCGCCCGAGATCGCAGACGCGATGGGCGACGCCCAGGCGCTGCATCTCGAAGAAGAAGACCGTCTTAGCCAGAAGGAACTGCTCGCCCTCGCCGAGAGCCTGCAGGAGAATACCGAGAATTTCGCGAAGCTCGCGGCCAAAGATTCCGGGAGCCTCGCGCGCCTTCGCGAGTCGGTGGAGCGCACGCTCCCGATCGTTCAGGTGCCGTATTTTGCCCAGGATATTCATAGCCTCGCCGGGCTCAGCCGCGTGCGCGACGAGATCTTTAAGACCCCCGACGCGGCCGAATAA
- a CDS encoding ArsA family ATPase, which produces MSLYDQRFVLFSGKGGVGKTVISSAFALSCARRGERTLLMELNVNDKVSSFFGSSRVGTDITEVDENLFAVNVTPQAALREYGIMILKVKLIYKAVFENRIIDSFLRSIPGLNDLLMLGKAYFHATERNADGSYVWDKVVVDAPATGHGLFFLQIPSVITGFIRSGHMFEEAERIQALLKDTSQTSINLVTLPEEMPVNETLMMQKELKSRMGLEVGAFIGNAIYPVIFSEKERAWIEKMREAYESGDAETNPDSEEYDATPGLLDAAAFRSQRVEMQQEYMKRLEDEVDKPLYKIPFHFSTRLTFQGIAKIADELDAQITADDESAKRSAS; this is translated from the coding sequence GTGAGCCTTTACGACCAACGTTTTGTATTATTCTCCGGCAAGGGAGGCGTCGGCAAGACCGTCATTTCCTCTGCGTTTGCGCTGAGTTGCGCGCGCCGAGGCGAGCGCACCTTGTTGATGGAGCTGAATGTAAATGACAAGGTTAGCTCATTTTTTGGCTCCTCGCGCGTGGGCACGGATATCACCGAGGTCGACGAGAATCTCTTCGCCGTAAACGTCACGCCCCAGGCGGCGCTGCGCGAATACGGCATTATGATTCTGAAGGTGAAGCTGATCTATAAGGCGGTTTTCGAGAATCGCATTATCGACTCCTTTTTGCGCTCGATTCCCGGCTTAAACGACCTTCTTATGCTCGGCAAAGCGTATTTCCACGCGACCGAGCGCAACGCCGACGGCTCCTATGTCTGGGATAAAGTGGTGGTCGACGCGCCCGCCACGGGCCATGGCCTCTTTTTCCTGCAGATTCCGTCGGTCATCACCGGGTTTATCCGCTCCGGGCATATGTTTGAGGAGGCCGAGCGCATCCAGGCGCTGCTCAAGGACACCTCCCAGACCTCGATTAACCTGGTGACCTTGCCCGAAGAGATGCCGGTCAATGAGACCTTGATGATGCAAAAGGAGCTCAAGAGCCGCATGGGCCTGGAGGTTGGCGCGTTCATCGGCAACGCGATTTATCCGGTGATTTTCTCCGAAAAGGAGCGCGCGTGGATCGAGAAAATGCGCGAAGCCTATGAGAGTGGCGACGCCGAGACTAACCCGGATTCAGAAGAGTACGACGCCACCCCCGGCTTGCTCGACGCCGCGGCCTTCCGAAGCCAACGCGTTGAAATGCAACAGGAATATATGAAACGGCTTGAGGACGAAGTGGATAAACCACTGTATAAAATCCCGTTTCATTTTAGCACGCGCCTGACCTTCCAGGGCATCGCTAAGATCGCCGACGAACTCGACGCTCAAATCACCGCAGACGACGAATCTGCCAAACGCTCCGCCTCCTGA
- a CDS encoding YgfZ/GcvT domain-containing protein has product MGRTETLKSRLDAKGAKWMTWRDREVVADFGDPAREYEAVRGGGLGLVDRSGRDTLVLAGEDAVSWLQGLVTSDLRELVREGSGQLTSAVNLVGRLIAEARVLHMPEMLVLDLEPGVLADGFLSHLKRHLITEDVQILDRSAQTSRLGIFGERAAAFLQKHCTLAHPMGSRAMFEGTWGSLGDHDIVVQRVPTTGGPGYEIACATEEVADIWDLLMATAELTPVGFETLETLRIEAGIPRFGVELTEERIPLEANLDHAISFTKGCYLGQEIIARLDTRGTPARLLRTLVFEGGAAPEVGAEVEVEGAKNAVGEVVSSVWSPRLNTSIALAYIKRKYNEIGDEVRVETRKAIVQPLGYPLDSTRDSV; this is encoded by the coding sequence ATGGGCCGAACCGAAACATTAAAGAGTCGACTAGACGCCAAAGGCGCGAAATGGATGACCTGGAGAGACCGCGAAGTGGTCGCAGATTTTGGTGACCCGGCGCGCGAATATGAGGCGGTTCGAGGCGGCGGATTAGGCCTGGTCGACCGCTCCGGGCGCGACACGCTGGTCCTTGCCGGCGAGGACGCGGTTTCGTGGCTCCAGGGCTTGGTGACCAGCGACTTGCGCGAGTTGGTGCGCGAGGGCTCAGGGCAGCTCACCAGCGCGGTGAACCTGGTCGGACGCCTCATCGCAGAAGCCCGGGTTTTACATATGCCCGAGATGTTGGTGCTCGACCTCGAGCCCGGCGTACTCGCCGACGGATTTTTATCGCATTTGAAGCGCCATTTGATCACCGAAGATGTTCAAATTCTCGACCGGAGCGCGCAAACCAGCCGGCTTGGGATTTTCGGCGAGCGCGCCGCGGCGTTCCTGCAAAAGCATTGCACCCTTGCGCATCCGATGGGCTCGCGCGCGATGTTCGAGGGCACCTGGGGCTCGCTTGGGGACCACGATATCGTGGTACAACGCGTTCCAACCACCGGCGGTCCGGGCTACGAAATTGCCTGCGCGACCGAAGAAGTCGCAGATATTTGGGACCTTTTGATGGCGACCGCCGAGCTTACGCCCGTCGGATTTGAGACCCTCGAGACGCTACGCATTGAAGCCGGCATTCCGCGCTTCGGCGTCGAACTCACCGAGGAGCGCATCCCCCTGGAGGCCAACTTGGATCACGCCATCTCGTTTACCAAAGGTTGCTATCTGGGCCAGGAGATCATCGCGCGACTCGACACCCGCGGCACCCCGGCGCGGCTGCTGCGCACTCTGGTATTTGAAGGCGGCGCGGCGCCCGAGGTCGGCGCAGAGGTCGAAGTTGAGGGAGCGAAGAACGCGGTGGGCGAAGTCGTCAGCTCCGTGTGGTCGCCTCGCCTCAACACCTCAATCGCGCTCGCCTATATTAAGCGAAAGTATAATGAAATCGGCGACGAAGTGCGGGTCGAGACGCGCAAAGCAATCGTGCAACCGCTTGGCTATCCACTTGATTCGACCCGCGACAGCGTCTAA
- a CDS encoding isoprenyl transferase, whose amino-acid sequence MSDKSEQNTENKLTDGSDKDRELSVSAQILSAYEGKIPNHVAIIMDGNGRWAQQRGMIRIKGHHEGAHSVRRMVEACRYLNVGVLTLYAFSTQNWERPESEVSGLMKLFGIYIRKERNRLLKNGIRLRVIGDREALGKGLRKSIESLEEASKDNTGMLLQVAVSYGGREEILAATRDIARAVRAGELEPDDITEEIFGQHLYTGGEPDPDLVIRTSGEFRLSNFLLWQVAYSEIYVSDVLWPDFDESRLIEAFSAFSNRERRFGKTGEQINK is encoded by the coding sequence ATGTCCGACAAAAGCGAACAAAATACCGAAAACAAGCTCACCGATGGTAGCGACAAAGACCGTGAACTGAGCGTCAGTGCCCAGATTTTGTCTGCATACGAGGGCAAAATACCGAATCACGTCGCGATCATCATGGACGGAAACGGTCGCTGGGCCCAGCAGCGCGGTATGATTCGTATCAAGGGCCACCACGAGGGCGCGCATTCTGTGCGCCGCATGGTCGAGGCCTGCCGCTACCTTAATGTGGGCGTGCTGACGCTCTACGCCTTTAGCACCCAGAATTGGGAGCGGCCCGAGAGCGAAGTCTCCGGATTGATGAAGCTTTTCGGCATCTATATTCGAAAAGAGCGCAACCGCCTGCTTAAGAACGGCATTCGACTGCGTGTCATCGGCGATCGTGAGGCATTAGGCAAAGGTTTGCGAAAATCGATTGAGTCGCTTGAAGAGGCGAGTAAAGATAATACCGGCATGCTTCTCCAGGTTGCCGTGAGTTATGGCGGTCGCGAGGAGATCCTCGCCGCGACCCGCGACATCGCCAGGGCGGTTCGCGCCGGCGAGCTCGAACCCGATGACATCACCGAAGAAATATTTGGTCAACATCTCTATACCGGCGGCGAGCCCGACCCGGATCTTGTGATCCGAACCAGCGGTGAGTTTCGGCTCAGTAACTTTTTGCTCTGGCAAGTTGCTTATAGCGAAATTTATGTCTCCGATGTTTTGTGGCCGGATTTTGACGAGTCCCGTTTGATCGAAGCGTTCTCTGCATTTTCAAATCGAGAGCGACGTTTTGGGAAAACCGGCGAACAAATAAATAAATAG
- the thiD gene encoding bifunctional hydroxymethylpyrimidine kinase/phosphomethylpyrimidine kinase — MTKSFERFLQSELQNQEEEGLFPIALTIAGSDCGGGAGLQADLKTFSACGVHGTSIVTLITAQNTLGVSAVEVLSKPLIRAQFEALSSDVRALAAKTGALGDERGVKIVAECLKEWPIEKLVVDPVMMSKHGDALMPPPAQKLVRDYLLEGALLCTPNRFEAEALSGHEVGNVASMKDAARRIHDFGVKNVLIKGAHFDKIVRDVFYDGRDFLEFGADRIDSDRVHGSGCTFSAAITARLARGDALVAAIEYARKFISAAIANAPRIGQGISPVNPMHEYWSMRDF, encoded by the coding sequence ATGACGAAGTCTTTCGAGCGTTTTCTTCAATCCGAACTCCAAAATCAGGAGGAGGAAGGCCTATTCCCGATTGCCCTCACAATCGCCGGAAGTGACTGCGGTGGCGGCGCCGGATTGCAGGCCGATTTGAAGACATTTTCGGCCTGTGGCGTGCATGGGACGTCGATTGTGACCCTCATCACCGCCCAAAATACTCTGGGTGTTTCGGCCGTAGAAGTGCTCTCAAAGCCCCTAATTCGGGCTCAATTTGAGGCTCTCTCGTCCGATGTGCGGGCCCTAGCAGCCAAAACGGGTGCTCTAGGCGACGAGAGAGGAGTTAAAATTGTCGCAGAATGCCTCAAAGAATGGCCAATTGAGAAATTAGTGGTCGATCCCGTCATGATGTCAAAACATGGCGACGCCCTCATGCCGCCCCCCGCTCAAAAATTAGTGCGTGACTATTTGCTCGAAGGCGCACTTTTGTGCACGCCCAATCGCTTCGAAGCCGAGGCGCTTAGCGGGCACGAAGTCGGAAACGTCGCGTCGATGAAAGACGCCGCGCGCCGCATCCACGATTTCGGCGTAAAGAACGTTCTGATCAAGGGCGCCCATTTTGATAAGATCGTGCGCGACGTCTTTTATGACGGGCGCGACTTTCTCGAGTTCGGCGCCGACCGCATCGACAGCGATCGGGTGCACGGATCTGGTTGTACCTTCTCCGCCGCGATCACCGCCCGTCTGGCCCGAGGCGACGCGCTGGTCGCGGCTATCGAATACGCGCGAAAATTTATCAGCGCCGCCATCGCGAATGCGCCTCGGATCGGCCAGGGAATCTCGCCGGTCAATCCGATGCATGAGTATTGGTCGATGCGTGACTTTTAA
- the alr gene encoding alanine racemase, with amino-acid sequence MTNSPKLSLETIAQLSQGELRCEDSALLISEISTDSRGAFARHSLFIALTGEHFDGHEFVENAYKKGAAAAMVSRSADIDSLAIPGMALIIVDDTLGALQRLAAGWRALFDIPVVGITGSNGKTVVKDMLANMLAQEHTVYRSPGSYNSQVGVAISLLGIRPEHEIAIIEAGISRVGEMARLEKMVRPTLGIITNIGLAHAAGLGDLETTAAEKVKLFEGLGDGVLIFPEDCPPLDPLELPGRQLSFSSDTEASDAAYSIVASRDSGHGFDFEAQLEERGVHPFQLHVLGRHNLSNAMAAIAAADQLGLDVESMRRGLAAFELSPLRLEMHTTQSGITFINDAYNSDPTSARAALSVLKDYAGSARSVAILGDMLDLGSRAKAAHAQLGRIVNDTGVDLLICVGALAEVVGESAVAAGLPPEAVVFIDSIDGLDSVLDDQLVAGDVVLFKASRNIGLERAAERLLESVAPARLRVDLDAIRHNFHALRRQIGAETGVIAVVKSFAYGNDSTRVSQTLAREGVSALAVAYADEGIPLRRRGLTLPILVTNALASEADKIVKYRLTPFVYSSSVVEALAEQIRRRRERAEVHGIGVHLEVDTGMNRVGLKPNEILEFAKLVQRTEGVSIAGIMTHLAAADDPCEDTFTLQQISHFEQAIETLKQANIDPGIRHVANTAGAWRFPQARFDAVRVGLGTYGIAPSKAVGAESPGLRNALEFSTRIIHIKELNPGESVGYNRTWVADSARKIATIAVGYNDGFPRFMSNGGEVLIGGTRCPVVGTVCMDVSMVDITDVDDAKVGDEVIIFGAQGGRSISVDEIASRGKTISYELLCNISPRVRRIFVRQ; translated from the coding sequence ATGACAAACTCGCCAAAATTGAGTCTGGAAACGATCGCCCAACTCAGCCAGGGAGAGCTCCGCTGCGAAGACTCCGCGCTGCTGATCAGTGAGATCAGCACCGATTCGCGCGGAGCTTTCGCGCGTCATAGCCTCTTTATCGCGCTGACCGGCGAGCATTTCGACGGCCACGAATTTGTCGAAAACGCATATAAGAAGGGGGCCGCCGCAGCCATGGTATCGCGCAGCGCGGATATCGATTCGCTGGCGATTCCGGGCATGGCGCTCATCATCGTCGACGACACTCTGGGCGCGTTGCAGCGACTCGCCGCCGGTTGGCGCGCCCTCTTCGACATTCCGGTGGTCGGAATTACCGGCTCAAATGGCAAGACCGTCGTCAAAGATATGCTCGCCAATATGCTCGCCCAGGAGCATACGGTTTATCGAAGCCCCGGGAGTTATAATTCCCAGGTGGGCGTCGCGATTTCGCTGCTGGGCATTCGCCCGGAGCACGAGATCGCGATCATCGAGGCGGGAATCAGCCGCGTCGGCGAGATGGCGCGCCTGGAGAAAATGGTCCGCCCTACCCTCGGGATCATCACAAATATCGGCCTCGCACACGCTGCGGGTTTGGGCGACCTCGAAACAACGGCCGCCGAGAAAGTTAAATTATTCGAGGGGCTTGGCGATGGTGTTTTGATCTTCCCGGAGGATTGCCCGCCCCTCGACCCGCTCGAACTCCCGGGCCGGCAGCTCTCATTTTCCAGCGACACCGAGGCTTCGGACGCGGCCTATTCTATCGTCGCGTCGCGGGATTCAGGGCATGGTTTCGACTTTGAGGCGCAACTTGAAGAGCGCGGCGTTCACCCCTTTCAACTCCATGTTCTGGGCCGGCATAACCTCAGTAACGCGATGGCGGCCATCGCCGCGGCGGACCAACTTGGACTAGACGTAGAGTCCATGCGTCGAGGCCTCGCGGCCTTCGAATTAAGTCCGCTTCGCCTGGAGATGCACACGACCCAATCGGGCATTACGTTCATCAATGACGCCTATAACTCCGACCCGACCAGCGCGCGCGCTGCCCTGAGCGTCCTCAAAGACTACGCGGGGAGCGCGCGTTCAGTGGCGATCCTTGGCGATATGCTCGACCTGGGATCGCGGGCGAAGGCAGCGCACGCGCAATTAGGGCGAATCGTGAACGACACCGGCGTCGACCTGCTCATATGCGTCGGCGCGTTGGCAGAGGTTGTCGGGGAGTCCGCCGTCGCAGCGGGCTTACCCCCCGAGGCGGTTGTCTTTATCGACTCCATCGACGGACTCGATAGCGTTTTGGACGATCAATTGGTGGCCGGCGACGTCGTGCTCTTTAAAGCCAGTCGTAATATCGGCCTTGAGCGTGCGGCCGAGCGCCTCCTCGAAAGCGTCGCCCCGGCGCGCCTGCGTGTTGACCTCGACGCCATCCGCCATAATTTTCATGCGCTTCGACGCCAGATCGGTGCGGAAACCGGCGTCATCGCGGTCGTAAAGAGCTTTGCCTATGGCAATGATTCGACCCGTGTTTCACAGACGCTCGCCCGCGAGGGCGTGAGCGCCCTGGCCGTGGCCTACGCCGACGAGGGAATTCCGCTGCGCAGGCGCGGCCTCACCCTCCCGATTTTGGTGACCAATGCGCTGGCGAGCGAAGCCGACAAGATCGTCAAATATCGCCTCACCCCCTTTGTCTATTCTTCTTCCGTCGTAGAGGCGTTGGCCGAACAAATTCGTCGCCGGCGCGAACGCGCCGAAGTTCACGGTATTGGCGTACACCTTGAGGTCGATACCGGGATGAATCGGGTCGGGCTTAAGCCCAACGAGATCCTTGAGTTCGCGAAGCTGGTTCAACGCACCGAAGGCGTCTCGATCGCCGGGATCATGACCCACCTGGCCGCGGCGGACGACCCTTGCGAAGACACCTTCACGCTCCAGCAGATAAGTCACTTTGAACAAGCCATTGAGACGCTTAAGCAGGCGAATATCGACCCGGGCATACGCCATGTCGCGAATACCGCGGGCGCCTGGCGATTCCCTCAAGCGCGCTTCGATGCGGTGCGGGTAGGCCTTGGGACCTATGGGATTGCGCCCAGCAAGGCCGTGGGCGCCGAGAGCCCAGGCCTTCGAAACGCGCTCGAGTTCAGCACGCGGATCATTCATATTAAGGAGCTCAACCCGGGCGAGTCGGTGGGGTATAATCGGACCTGGGTGGCCGATTCGGCGCGAAAGATTGCGACCATCGCGGTGGGTTATAACGACGGATTCCCCCGCTTCATGTCCAACGGCGGTGAGGTGCTTATTGGCGGCACGCGCTGCCCCGTGGTCGGCACGGTCTGCATGGATGTCTCAATGGTGGATATCACCGACGTCGATGACGCCAAGGTGGGCGATGAGGTGATCATCTTCGGGGCGCAGGGTGGCCGCTCGATCAGCGTTGATGAGATTGCATCCCGCGGAAAGACCATATCCTACGAACTTCTGTGCAATATCTCCCCACGTGTGCGGCGTATTTTCGTTCGCCAATAG